The following proteins come from a genomic window of Corynebacterium hansenii:
- a CDS encoding DEAD/DEAH box helicase has translation MADRPAPTFVELGVAAEICDALASGGITRTFAIQELTLPLALDGTDIIGQARTGMGKTLGFGVPLIDRVFDDARVPEPDGTPRALVVVPTRELAVQVGEDLESIAKAVDLRVTTIYGGRPYDEQIDVLEAGVDVVVGTPGRLIDLHQRGDLHLGAVRVLVLDEADEMLDLGFLPDIEKILRAVPEGRQTMLFSATMPGPILNLARTFMDRPVHIRAESGESEASIHDTTRQVVFQSHQMDKLPVIARILQAEGRGRTIIFARTKRSTAAVAEQLGERGFRATAVHGDMGQPAREKSLNAFRSGDVDVLVATDVAARGIDIDDVTHVINHQVPEDEMTYVHRIGRTGRAGNAGTAVTLVGWDELPRWKMIDDALGLGFPEPPQWFSTSPELYDALGIPEDAAESVGPARPVLGSRPVKDRRDRGNRRRGR, from the coding sequence GTGGCAGACCGACCCGCGCCGACGTTCGTCGAATTGGGGGTCGCGGCGGAGATCTGCGATGCCCTGGCGTCAGGGGGCATCACGCGGACCTTCGCCATCCAGGAGCTGACGCTGCCGCTGGCGCTCGACGGCACGGACATCATCGGGCAGGCCCGCACGGGCATGGGCAAGACGCTCGGCTTCGGCGTGCCGCTGATCGACCGCGTCTTCGACGACGCCCGCGTGCCGGAGCCCGACGGCACCCCGCGCGCGCTCGTGGTGGTGCCCACGCGCGAGCTGGCCGTCCAGGTCGGCGAGGACCTCGAATCGATCGCGAAGGCCGTCGATCTGCGGGTGACCACCATCTACGGCGGCCGGCCGTACGACGAGCAGATCGACGTGCTCGAGGCCGGCGTCGACGTCGTCGTCGGCACGCCGGGCCGCCTGATCGACCTCCACCAGCGCGGCGACCTCCACCTCGGCGCGGTGCGGGTGCTGGTGCTCGACGAGGCCGACGAGATGCTCGACCTCGGCTTCCTGCCGGACATCGAGAAGATCCTGCGCGCGGTTCCGGAGGGCAGGCAGACCATGCTCTTCTCCGCGACGATGCCGGGGCCGATCCTGAACCTGGCCCGCACGTTCATGGACCGCCCGGTGCACATCCGCGCGGAGTCCGGCGAGTCGGAGGCGAGCATCCACGACACCACCCGCCAGGTGGTCTTCCAGTCGCACCAAATGGACAAGCTGCCCGTCATCGCCCGCATCCTGCAGGCCGAGGGCCGGGGCCGCACCATCATCTTCGCCCGCACGAAGCGATCGACGGCGGCGGTGGCCGAGCAGCTCGGCGAGCGCGGGTTCAGGGCCACGGCCGTCCACGGCGACATGGGCCAGCCGGCGCGCGAGAAGTCGCTGAACGCCTTCCGCTCCGGCGACGTCGACGTGCTGGTGGCCACGGACGTCGCGGCGCGCGGCATCGACATCGACGACGTCACGCACGTGATCAACCACCAGGTGCCCGAGGACGAGATGACCTACGTCCACCGCATCGGCCGCACCGGCCGCGCGGGCAACGCCGGCACCGCGGTCACGCTGGTCGGCTGGGACGAGCTGCCGCGCTGGAAGATGATCGACGACGCCCTCGGCCTGGGCTTCCCGGAGCCGCCGCAGTGGTTCTCCACCTCGCCGGAGCTTTACGACGCCCTCGGCATCCCCGAAGACGCCGCCGAGTCGGTGGGCCCGGCCCGCCCGGTTCTGGGGTCGCGCCCCGTGAAGGACCGCAGGGACCGCGGGAACCGCCGGCGCGGCCGATGA
- a CDS encoding DUF3107 domain-containing protein gives MDITIGFVDNPRELNISGAEGGRELASSISERLAGGEGVLELVDGAGKTYLAQIAKIAYVQVGPAAPRQVGFIA, from the coding sequence ATGGACATCACCATCGGATTCGTTGACAACCCCCGCGAACTGAACATCTCGGGAGCCGAGGGCGGCCGCGAACTGGCCTCCTCCATCTCGGAGCGGCTCGCGGGCGGGGAGGGCGTCCTCGAGCTCGTCGACGGCGCCGGCAAGACGTACCTCGCGCAGATCGCGAAGATCGCGTACGTGCAGGTCGGCCCGGCGGCGCCCCGCCAGGTCGGCTTCATCGCCTGA
- a CDS encoding DUF3152 domain-containing protein, whose protein sequence is MSRESFFVRFARDWGWRAYAIPVLMVLTVIVVVDVVQDVRGEETGPSAQTSELPHGPVPEGGYGKNLDVGQLPPGGPFTEESSGVFVPVDLVSEKVGKGEKKVLRYAVEIEDTVDPARFGGADAFAGMIDATLADERGWVHDDAFAFEHVARGDSPDLVFQLVSTNTAHDRCGYEIPLETSCSIPDGENDPTRVLINEARWVRGALPFEGDLGAYRQYLINHEVGHAIGYAAHEACPSDGAVAPIMMQQTLSLDNSELHKLNPNEVYPDDGARCTPNPWPYPLG, encoded by the coding sequence ATGAGCAGAGAGTCCTTCTTCGTCAGATTCGCCCGGGACTGGGGATGGCGCGCGTACGCGATCCCGGTTCTGATGGTCCTCACCGTCATCGTCGTCGTGGACGTCGTCCAGGACGTCCGCGGCGAGGAGACCGGGCCGTCGGCGCAGACGAGCGAACTGCCCCATGGCCCGGTGCCGGAGGGCGGGTACGGGAAGAACCTCGACGTCGGCCAGCTGCCGCCCGGCGGCCCGTTCACGGAGGAATCCTCCGGGGTCTTCGTGCCCGTCGACCTCGTGTCGGAGAAGGTGGGCAAGGGCGAGAAGAAGGTCCTGCGCTACGCCGTCGAAATCGAGGACACCGTCGACCCCGCCCGCTTCGGCGGCGCGGACGCGTTCGCGGGGATGATCGACGCGACGCTCGCCGACGAGCGCGGGTGGGTCCACGACGACGCCTTCGCCTTCGAGCACGTCGCCCGCGGCGATTCTCCGGACCTGGTGTTCCAGCTGGTGTCCACGAACACGGCGCATGATCGGTGCGGCTACGAGATCCCGCTGGAGACCAGCTGCTCCATCCCGGACGGCGAGAACGACCCGACGCGCGTCCTCATCAACGAGGCCCGTTGGGTCCGCGGCGCCCTTCCCTTCGAGGGCGACCTCGGCGCCTACCGCCAGTACCTGATCAACCACGAGGTCGGCCACGCCATCGGCTACGCCGCCCACGAGGCGTGCCCGTCCGACGGCGCGGTGGCGCCGATCATGATGCAGCAGACGCTGTCGCTGGACAATTCCGAACTGCACAAGCTCAATCCGAACGAGGTGTACCCCGATGACGGAGCCCGCTGCACGCCCAACCCCTGGCCCTACCCGCTCGGCTGA
- a CDS encoding HesA/MoeB/ThiF family protein, which produces MTEPAARPTPGPTRSAEAAFDPGRYARHLPIPGFGEEGQRRLAGARVLMVGAGGLGSPVGFYLAAVGVGKLTVVDDDRVDLTNLQRQVIHREADIGRPKVESAAEKMAALNPDIEVSAVDARLTADNVDGIIAGHDLVIDGTDNFDTRYLIADACRRLGVVEVWGSIRQLGGQVSVFGLDLGGGRRVWLRDLYPEPPAPETVLTAEQTGILGTVPGTIGTLMATEAVKVITGLGEPLSGRVLFYDSAAMSFREFRFAGDAGAVR; this is translated from the coding sequence ATGACGGAGCCCGCTGCACGCCCAACCCCTGGCCCTACCCGCTCGGCTGAGGCGGCGTTCGATCCCGGGCGGTACGCCCGCCACCTGCCCATCCCCGGCTTCGGCGAGGAGGGGCAGCGCAGGCTCGCGGGCGCGAGGGTGCTCATGGTGGGCGCGGGCGGCCTGGGGTCTCCGGTCGGCTTCTACCTGGCGGCGGTGGGCGTCGGAAAGCTCACGGTCGTCGACGACGACCGCGTGGACCTGACCAACCTGCAGCGCCAGGTGATCCACCGCGAGGCGGACATCGGCCGGCCGAAGGTCGAGTCCGCGGCGGAGAAGATGGCGGCGCTCAACCCGGACATCGAGGTGTCGGCGGTCGACGCCCGGCTGACCGCGGACAACGTCGACGGCATCATCGCCGGGCATGATCTGGTCATCGACGGCACGGACAATTTCGACACCCGCTACCTCATCGCCGACGCGTGCCGGCGCCTCGGCGTCGTGGAGGTGTGGGGCAGCATCCGGCAGCTGGGCGGCCAGGTCAGCGTCTTCGGCCTGGACCTCGGCGGCGGGCGGCGCGTGTGGCTGCGCGACCTGTACCCGGAGCCGCCGGCGCCGGAGACGGTGCTCACGGCGGAGCAGACCGGCATCCTGGGCACGGTGCCCGGGACGATCGGCACGCTCATGGCCACGGAGGCGGTGAAGGTGATCACCGGCCTCGGCGAGCCCCTGTCCGGCCGCGTGCTCTTCTACGATTCGGCGGCGATGTCGTTCCGCGAGTTCCGCTTCGCCGGGGATGCGGGGGCCGTGCGATGA
- a CDS encoding TIGR02569 family protein, translating into MTGMPPAHVPEAFGVSGTPEPAGPAWDDGWIYGDTVISAVADASRAAWSAKVLEVLSVDGVEVAHPVRTTDGRHVLAGWRARQHRPGRPEPRADETIVACGRLEDALADVERPRFLARGGGDVFDVCDRAAWADDPIEQLEGLLDPDAVPRGDAAEALAAAGGLIGLRGQLRGEGRLVHGDPVGTVLYDGSAPPLFVDLVPRWHPAGWTQAVAAVDSLAWGGADEDLLERFDHVPDWDGLLARAICNRLFLHAAHPESRPAAWRGLAWAAELVRARL; encoded by the coding sequence ATGACCGGCATGCCCCCCGCCCACGTCCCGGAGGCCTTCGGCGTCTCCGGCACCCCCGAGCCCGCCGGTCCCGCGTGGGACGACGGCTGGATCTACGGCGACACCGTCATTTCGGCGGTGGCCGACGCCTCCCGCGCCGCGTGGTCGGCGAAGGTGCTGGAGGTGCTGTCGGTCGACGGCGTCGAGGTGGCCCATCCGGTGCGCACCACCGACGGCCGCCACGTGCTGGCGGGGTGGCGCGCCCGCCAGCATCGCCCGGGCCGCCCCGAGCCGCGCGCGGACGAGACCATCGTCGCCTGCGGCCGCCTGGAGGACGCCCTGGCCGACGTCGAGCGCCCCCGGTTCCTGGCCCGCGGCGGCGGCGACGTCTTCGACGTGTGCGACCGTGCGGCGTGGGCGGACGACCCGATCGAGCAGCTCGAGGGCCTGCTCGACCCGGATGCCGTGCCCCGCGGCGATGCGGCGGAGGCCCTGGCGGCGGCCGGTGGGCTGATCGGCCTGCGCGGGCAGCTGCGCGGCGAGGGCCGGCTGGTCCACGGGGATCCGGTGGGCACGGTGCTTTACGACGGCTCGGCCCCGCCGCTGTTCGTCGACCTCGTGCCGCGCTGGCATCCCGCCGGTTGGACGCAGGCCGTCGCCGCGGTGGATTCGCTGGCCTGGGGAGGCGCCGACGAGGATTTGCTCGAGCGCTTCGACCACGTGCCCGATTGGGATGGTCTGCTGGCGCGGGCGATCTGCAACCGGCTGTTCCTCCATGCGGCGCATCCGGAGTCCCGGCCCGCCGCGTGGCGCGGCCTGGCCTGGGCGGCGGAGCTGGTGCGCGCCCGGCTCTGA
- a CDS encoding ATP-dependent helicase: MNQMPAVRLTEPEPPARRTWEGPVAALFPGDDRLADLKVPGAAWQVVGGPGTGKSSLLADLAVAHVAAGWPADSVQVLAPSKEAASRLRDDVARRLPRSSGAGSGGMVRAVHSMAFALVRAAAVRAGRPEPSLATGARQDAVIRELLAGHADAGGAYWPERLVPALRMRGMARQLRDLLLRAAERGVGADELEELGRRHGVAEWVAAGKFLREYRRVMRLSWHEELNAAELVSAAVAAIDEDPSLVDAAGIRVLLVDDAEHLDPQSAELIRRLLPGTDLAVVTGDHDQSVLRFRGADSAFLDSVADPERRIVLHSSWRATPEIAVAANRVSARLPGSPPERGIRGMRAEGERPVARVVVHDTGMGEKATIADFLRRAHLEDGVAWKDMAVLVRSGAGESALHRSLARAGVPVRMDPTDVVLGEQRMVAALVLALRAVDGGLEPSEWERLLTGPLGNADPVTLTRLIRGVRRAHLAGGRAMDRIIGLLAAEERTPEQEELIAGLPERERDVLAGPLRILDAGRAARDEGAEAVAWALWESSGLADHLMAASLRGGAAGSAADRDLDGVMTFFDFLGDLVEGDPSVTIAGVVREIAAHELPTGARDRRGADREAVVILSAHAALGREWEAVAVAGVQEDAWPSLGRTGSVVGQGELVDLLDEGIEPGTPVSHAAERLAEERRLFHVAVSRARRRLLVTAVDAPDDEGEPSRFLRELGEDVELKTGAVAEAPVPETAEDVSRVLSVNSLLAELRAAVLSDEAGPVRRAQAARQLARLAADGVPGADPSQWWGLADPSTDAPVEAAPVRVSPSKVGKVLECPLRALLEQPSSSDQMALGTAFHRVVEAMAEGVSAEDATQSLLRALPEIVDEPAWRIEAMGRDWAAAVAAWAEWAAGSRAVGTEVPVRVPLGDDAVIAGRIDRLEEHPEGGRTIVDVKTGASVPSAADAEANPQLATYQLALSESGDVDVAGGKLVYPRKAGATGPAVRVQSKMTPERLAQWRGTVLGVAGALRGPGALATPGRHCDHCGVRLACPAKEGIR, translated from the coding sequence ATGAATCAGATGCCCGCCGTGCGCTTGACCGAGCCGGAACCGCCGGCCCGCCGGACGTGGGAGGGGCCGGTCGCGGCGCTGTTCCCGGGGGACGATCGCCTGGCGGATCTGAAGGTGCCGGGGGCCGCGTGGCAGGTCGTCGGCGGCCCGGGCACGGGCAAGTCGTCGCTGCTGGCGGACCTGGCGGTGGCGCATGTCGCGGCGGGGTGGCCGGCGGATTCCGTGCAGGTGCTGGCGCCGTCGAAGGAGGCCGCGTCGCGGTTGCGCGATGACGTCGCCCGCAGGCTGCCGCGGTCGTCCGGCGCGGGCTCGGGCGGGATGGTACGCGCAGTGCATTCGATGGCTTTTGCGCTGGTCCGCGCCGCCGCCGTGCGCGCGGGCCGTCCCGAGCCGTCGTTGGCCACGGGCGCGCGGCAGGATGCCGTGATCCGCGAGCTGCTGGCGGGGCACGCCGATGCCGGCGGGGCGTATTGGCCGGAGCGTTTGGTCCCGGCGCTGCGCATGCGGGGCATGGCCCGGCAGTTGAGGGATCTGCTGCTGCGCGCCGCCGAGCGCGGGGTGGGCGCGGACGAGCTGGAGGAGCTCGGCCGTCGCCACGGCGTCGCGGAGTGGGTCGCGGCGGGGAAGTTCCTGCGCGAGTACCGGCGGGTGATGCGCCTGTCGTGGCACGAGGAGCTCAACGCCGCCGAGCTGGTGTCGGCGGCGGTGGCGGCCATCGACGAAGACCCGTCGCTGGTGGACGCCGCCGGGATCCGGGTGCTCCTCGTCGACGACGCCGAGCATCTGGACCCGCAGTCGGCGGAGCTGATCCGCCGGCTGCTGCCGGGAACGGACCTCGCCGTGGTCACGGGCGACCACGACCAGTCGGTGCTGCGGTTCCGCGGCGCGGATTCGGCGTTCCTCGATTCGGTGGCGGATCCCGAACGGCGCATCGTGCTGCATTCCTCGTGGCGGGCGACGCCCGAGATCGCCGTGGCGGCGAATCGGGTGTCCGCGCGGTTGCCGGGGTCGCCGCCGGAACGGGGCATCCGCGGCATGCGGGCCGAGGGGGAGCGTCCGGTTGCCCGCGTCGTCGTCCACGACACGGGGATGGGAGAAAAGGCGACCATCGCCGATTTCCTGCGCCGCGCGCACCTCGAGGACGGCGTGGCGTGGAAGGACATGGCGGTGCTCGTGCGCTCGGGTGCGGGCGAGTCCGCGCTGCACAGGTCCCTTGCCCGCGCCGGCGTGCCCGTGCGCATGGACCCCACCGACGTCGTGCTCGGCGAGCAGCGCATGGTCGCCGCGCTGGTTCTGGCCCTGCGCGCGGTCGACGGGGGATTGGAGCCGTCGGAGTGGGAGCGCTTGCTCACCGGCCCGCTCGGCAACGCCGACCCGGTGACGCTCACCCGCCTCATCCGAGGCGTGCGCCGCGCGCACCTCGCCGGCGGCCGCGCGATGGACCGCATCATCGGGCTGCTCGCGGCGGAGGAGCGCACCCCGGAGCAGGAGGAGCTGATCGCCGGCCTGCCGGAGCGCGAGCGCGACGTTTTGGCGGGACCTCTGCGCATTCTCGACGCCGGCCGCGCCGCGCGGGACGAGGGCGCGGAGGCGGTCGCGTGGGCGCTGTGGGAGTCCTCGGGCCTGGCCGACCACCTCATGGCGGCGTCGCTGCGCGGCGGCGCGGCGGGGTCGGCGGCGGACCGCGACCTCGACGGAGTGATGACGTTCTTCGACTTCCTCGGCGACCTCGTCGAGGGCGACCCCTCGGTGACCATCGCGGGCGTCGTCCGCGAGATCGCCGCCCATGAGCTGCCGACGGGCGCCCGCGACCGCCGGGGCGCCGACCGCGAGGCCGTGGTCATCCTGTCCGCGCATGCGGCGCTGGGCCGGGAGTGGGAGGCGGTCGCCGTCGCCGGCGTGCAGGAGGACGCGTGGCCGTCGCTGGGGCGGACCGGCTCGGTGGTCGGCCAGGGCGAGCTGGTGGACCTGCTCGACGAGGGCATCGAGCCCGGCACGCCCGTCTCGCACGCGGCGGAGCGGCTGGCGGAGGAACGCCGCCTGTTCCACGTGGCGGTGTCCCGCGCCCGCCGCCGGCTGCTGGTCACCGCCGTCGACGCGCCGGACGACGAGGGCGAGCCCAGCCGTTTCCTCCGCGAGCTCGGCGAGGACGTCGAACTGAAGACGGGTGCGGTGGCCGAGGCGCCGGTGCCCGAGACCGCCGAGGACGTCTCCCGCGTGCTGTCGGTGAATTCGCTGCTGGCCGAGCTGCGCGCGGCGGTGCTGTCCGACGAGGCGGGCCCGGTGCGCAGGGCGCAGGCCGCCCGCCAGCTGGCGCGCCTGGCCGCCGACGGCGTGCCGGGGGCCGACCCCTCGCAGTGGTGGGGCCTGGCCGACCCGAGCACGGACGCGCCGGTGGAGGCGGCGCCGGTGCGGGTGAGCCCGTCGAAGGTGGGCAAGGTGCTCGAGTGCCCGCTGCGGGCGCTGCTGGAGCAGCCGTCGTCGTCGGACCAGATGGCGTTGGGCACCGCCTTCCACCGGGTCGTCGAGGCCATGGCGGAGGGCGTGTCCGCCGAGGACGCGACCCAGTCGCTGCTGCGCGCGCTGCCGGAGATCGTCGACGAGCCCGCCTGGCGCATCGAGGCCATGGGCCGCGATTGGGCCGCGGCGGTCGCGGCGTGGGCGGAGTGGGCCGCGGGCTCGCGGGCGGTGGGCACGGAGGTCCCGGTCCGCGTGCCGCTCGGCGACGACGCCGTGATCGCCGGGCGCATCGACAGGCTGGAGGAGCATCCCGAGGGCGGGCGCACCATCGTGGACGTGAAGACGGGCGCGAGCGTGCCGTCGGCCGCCGATGCCGAGGCGAATCCGCAGCTGGCCACGTACCAGCTGGCGCTGTCCGAGAGCGGGGATGTGGACGTCGCGGGCGGAAAGCTCGTGTACCCGCGCAAGGCCGGCGCCACCGGGCCCGCGGTGCGGGTGCAGTCCAAGATGACGCCGGAACGGTTGGCGCAGTGGCGCGGCACGGTGCTCGGCGTCGCCGGCGCCCTGCGCGGCCCCGGTGCCCTGGCCACGCCGGGGCGCCATTGCGACCACTGCGGGGTGCGCCTGGCGTGCCCGGCGAAGGAGGGGATCCGATGA
- a CDS encoding ATP-dependent DNA helicase, with protein sequence MTIDPVTLSRMIGQPHQPTEAQAEVIGAPPEPLLVVAGAGAGKTETMAARVVWLVANGFVRPEEVLGLTFTRKAARELGQRIRERLAALAASRAFDRVASPEVREALRVIAPEVSTYDAYAGSLVREYGLLLPAEPGAEVLDGATQWQMAWELVRDRGSIETELGVADLVGKLMTLSEEIDSNLASVDEVREQTEAFIANIVQTPKAPRQRRDLHSKLEAPLRAQRDRLALLPLVGELRRRHEEEGAVTFGRQMAMAARLADGIAEVGAAERRRFRVVMLDEYQDTSHAQRVLLRALFAGTAVTAVGDPMQAIYEWRGATAANLTRFVTDFPRPDGRPAEKKQLLTSWRNPSSVLELANDVSARAFGAGPRTVEELTPRRGAGRGTVRLALHATADEELEWVAGHMAEEFRAAREEGRPITAAVLVRKNKHSAAILDTLTAAGVPAEIVGLAGLLTLPEILDVIACLRVLADPADDRAMLRMLTWPRAPLGAADIAALGRRARQLARYARDDDEPQEEVDGPLSALDADLAAVARERATPPTGLGHAVADPALRDEGESAPGYSEEGSRRIAELSAALRNLRRFSLRKPLPELIADIEEAFGIRVEAAAGGGAGTVHLDRFTEVAADFSRRLGGELTAFLGYLDRAAAHDKGLEPGKTRMKGDRVEIMTVHKAKGLEWNVVAVPHVCASVYDDVMVDTWLTKPQLLPSDAVAEGESGDGAPVLDTSAAENQSELAAALDEHRAEYRAAKVAEADRLFYVAVTRAEDTLLVSGSQRMTPGRKKPDGPSAHLESLRALRPDAVETWVGEAPGEPLPIPDAEGVAWPAAPDPARRAVLERAAELVRAGEPDGSEPIDGDISRVWDDEVSMLLEERRRARAEAVSVPMPVQLSTSEYQALRADPAAFARRRARPLPYKPNRFARRGTAFHAWLENRFGSAVLLDDDDLFAAIDGDGEGADVAVEKLKEKFAGSRWADLTPAFVEEPFDIGVGGRRIVGRIDAVFRIDGRWMVVDWKTGRRPVGEKARQAALQLAVYRIAWADRRRAMGEDIAPEDVRAAFHYIAEDETVEPAGRDLPDRLELDEAMRELVADTTRKGG encoded by the coding sequence ATGACCATCGATCCGGTGACGCTGTCCCGCATGATCGGGCAGCCGCATCAGCCGACCGAGGCGCAGGCGGAGGTCATCGGCGCCCCGCCGGAGCCGCTGCTCGTCGTCGCCGGCGCGGGCGCGGGCAAGACCGAGACCATGGCCGCCCGCGTGGTGTGGCTGGTGGCCAACGGTTTCGTGCGGCCCGAGGAGGTCCTGGGCCTGACGTTCACGCGCAAGGCGGCCCGCGAGCTGGGCCAGCGCATCCGCGAGCGCCTGGCCGCGCTGGCCGCCAGCCGCGCCTTCGACCGCGTCGCATCGCCGGAGGTCCGCGAGGCGCTGCGGGTCATCGCGCCCGAGGTGTCCACCTACGACGCCTACGCGGGGTCCCTGGTCCGAGAGTACGGCCTGCTGCTGCCGGCCGAACCCGGCGCGGAGGTCCTCGACGGCGCGACGCAGTGGCAGATGGCGTGGGAACTGGTCCGCGACCGGGGCTCCATCGAGACGGAACTCGGCGTGGCCGACCTCGTCGGAAAGCTGATGACGCTGTCCGAGGAAATCGACTCGAACCTCGCGTCGGTCGACGAGGTGCGCGAGCAGACGGAGGCGTTCATCGCGAACATCGTGCAGACGCCGAAGGCCCCGCGGCAGCGCAGGGACCTCCACTCGAAGCTGGAGGCGCCGCTGCGCGCGCAGCGGGACCGGCTCGCGCTGCTGCCGCTGGTGGGGGAGCTGCGGCGGCGGCACGAGGAAGAGGGGGCGGTGACGTTCGGCAGGCAGATGGCCATGGCCGCGCGCCTGGCCGACGGCATCGCGGAGGTCGGCGCGGCGGAGCGCAGGCGGTTCCGCGTGGTCATGCTCGACGAGTACCAGGACACCTCGCACGCCCAGCGCGTGCTGCTGCGGGCGCTGTTCGCGGGCACGGCGGTCACGGCCGTCGGCGACCCGATGCAGGCGATCTACGAATGGCGGGGCGCGACGGCGGCGAACCTGACGCGCTTCGTCACCGACTTCCCCCGGCCCGACGGCCGCCCGGCGGAGAAGAAGCAGCTGCTGACGTCGTGGCGCAACCCGTCGTCGGTGCTGGAGCTGGCCAACGACGTCTCCGCCCGCGCGTTCGGCGCCGGCCCGCGCACGGTCGAGGAGCTGACCCCGCGGCGCGGCGCCGGCCGGGGCACGGTGCGGCTGGCCCTGCACGCGACGGCCGACGAGGAGCTGGAGTGGGTCGCCGGCCACATGGCGGAGGAGTTCCGCGCCGCCCGCGAAGAGGGCCGGCCGATCACCGCGGCGGTCCTGGTGCGGAAGAACAAGCACTCGGCGGCGATCCTCGACACGCTGACCGCCGCCGGGGTGCCCGCCGAAATCGTCGGGCTGGCGGGGCTGCTGACGCTGCCGGAGATCCTCGACGTCATCGCCTGCCTGCGGGTTCTGGCGGACCCGGCGGACGACCGGGCGATGCTGCGGATGCTCACGTGGCCGCGCGCCCCCCTGGGCGCCGCCGACATCGCCGCGCTCGGCCGCCGCGCCCGGCAGCTCGCCCGGTACGCGCGCGACGACGACGAACCGCAGGAGGAGGTCGACGGCCCCCTGTCCGCCCTCGACGCCGATCTGGCGGCGGTGGCGCGGGAACGGGCGACCCCGCCGACCGGCCTGGGCCACGCCGTCGCCGACCCCGCGCTGCGCGATGAGGGCGAGTCCGCGCCGGGCTATTCGGAGGAGGGCTCCCGGCGCATCGCCGAACTGTCGGCGGCGCTGCGCAACCTGCGTCGGTTTTCGCTGCGCAAGCCGCTGCCGGAGCTCATCGCGGACATCGAGGAGGCGTTCGGCATCCGCGTGGAGGCCGCGGCGGGCGGCGGTGCGGGCACCGTGCACCTGGACAGGTTCACCGAGGTGGCGGCGGATTTCTCGCGGCGCCTCGGCGGTGAGCTGACCGCGTTCCTGGGGTACCTGGACCGCGCGGCCGCCCACGACAAGGGCCTGGAGCCCGGCAAGACGCGGATGAAGGGCGACCGCGTGGAGATCATGACCGTGCACAAGGCCAAGGGCCTGGAATGGAACGTCGTGGCGGTGCCCCACGTGTGCGCGTCGGTCTACGACGACGTCATGGTGGACACGTGGCTGACCAAGCCGCAGCTGCTGCCCTCCGACGCCGTGGCCGAGGGGGAGTCCGGCGACGGCGCGCCCGTGCTGGACACCTCGGCGGCGGAGAACCAGAGCGAGCTGGCGGCGGCCCTCGACGAGCACAGGGCGGAGTACCGCGCGGCGAAGGTCGCCGAGGCCGACCGGCTGTTCTACGTCGCCGTCACCCGCGCGGAGGACACGCTGCTGGTGTCCGGCAGCCAGCGCATGACGCCCGGCCGCAAGAAGCCCGACGGCCCGTCGGCGCACCTGGAGTCGCTGCGCGCGCTGCGCCCGGACGCGGTGGAGACGTGGGTCGGCGAGGCCCCCGGCGAACCCCTGCCCATCCCCGATGCGGAGGGCGTCGCCTGGCCCGCCGCCCCGGACCCCGCGCGCCGCGCCGTGCTCGAACGTGCCGCGGAGCTGGTGCGCGCCGGCGAACCCGACGGGTCCGAACCCATCGACGGCGACATCTCCCGCGTGTGGGACGACGAAGTCTCCATGCTCCTGGAGGAACGCCGCCGCGCCCGCGCCGAGGCGGTGTCGGTGCCGATGCCGGTGCAGCTGTCCACCAGCGAGTACCAGGCCCTGCGCGCCGACCCGGCGGCCTTCGCGCGCCGCCGCGCCCGGCCCCTGCCGTACAAGCCGAACCGCTTCGCGCGCCGCGGCACGGCTTTCCACGCGTGGCTGGAGAACCGTTTCGGTTCCGCGGTTCTGCTTGACGACGACGACCTGTTCGCCGCAATCGACGGAGACGGCGAAGGCGCGGACGTGGCCGTCGAAAAGCTGAAGGAGAAATTCGCGGGGAGCCGGTGGGCGGATCTGACGCCGGCCTTCGTGGAGGAGCCGTTCGACATCGGCGTCGGCGGCCGGCGCATCGTCGGGCGCATCGACGCGGTGTTCCGGATCGACGGGCGGTGGATGGTCGTCGACTGGAAGACGGGGCGGCGGCCGGTCGGGGAAAAGGCCCGGCAGGCGGCGCTGCAGCTGGCCGTGTACCGCATCGCCTGGGCCGACCGGCGCCGCGCGATGGGGGAGGACATCGCACCCGAAGACGTGCGCGCGGCGTTCCACTACATCGCCGAGGACGAGACCGTGGAACCGGCCGGGCGGGATCTGCCCGACCGGCTAGAGTTGGACGAGGCGATGCGAGAGCTCGTCGCGGACACGACGAGGAAAGGTGGCTGA